A part of Streptomyces sp. NBC_01235 genomic DNA contains:
- a CDS encoding ABC transporter permease: protein MTQPVSPPRNSTDKVPQIPLPAWRTLVARADLRTLSLLGVLAVLVVIGGITKPDEFLDTRNLQLVLTQASVIGVVTVGMTFVITSGGIDLSVGAIVALASVWATTVATQEYGFAGILFTAVIVGVGCGLVNGLLIAYGGMVPFIATLAMLASARGLALQITDGRTQIVDVDGILDLGERDAYVLGVPPLVIVFAIVTVIGWLVLNRTTFGRRTVAVGGNAEAARLAGIDVRRQRLYLYLLSGLCCGIAAFLLIILSGSGQNTNGNLYELDAIAAAIIGGTLLSGGRGTITGSVLGVLIFTTITNIFALNNLQSDVQQIAKGAIIVAAVLVQRRTASTN from the coding sequence ATGACGCAGCCCGTCTCCCCACCGCGGAACAGCACCGACAAGGTGCCGCAGATCCCGCTCCCCGCCTGGCGCACCCTGGTGGCCCGCGCTGACCTCCGCACCCTCTCCCTGCTCGGTGTGCTCGCCGTGCTCGTCGTGATCGGCGGGATCACCAAACCGGACGAGTTCCTCGACACCCGCAACCTCCAACTCGTCCTCACCCAGGCCTCGGTGATCGGTGTGGTGACCGTCGGCATGACCTTCGTCATCACCTCCGGGGGCATCGACCTCTCGGTCGGCGCGATCGTCGCTCTCGCCTCGGTGTGGGCCACCACGGTCGCCACCCAGGAATACGGTTTCGCGGGCATTCTCTTCACCGCGGTGATCGTCGGCGTGGGCTGCGGCCTGGTCAATGGACTGCTCATCGCCTACGGGGGGATGGTGCCGTTCATCGCGACGCTCGCCATGCTGGCCTCCGCGCGCGGACTGGCGCTGCAGATCACGGACGGTCGCACGCAGATCGTTGACGTCGACGGCATCCTCGATCTGGGCGAGCGCGACGCATACGTGCTCGGCGTCCCGCCACTCGTGATCGTCTTCGCGATCGTGACGGTCATCGGCTGGCTGGTGCTGAACCGCACCACCTTCGGCCGCCGCACGGTCGCCGTCGGCGGCAACGCGGAGGCCGCCCGGCTCGCCGGCATCGACGTACGCCGCCAACGGCTCTATCTCTACCTGCTGTCCGGACTGTGCTGCGGCATCGCCGCCTTCCTGCTGATCATCCTGTCCGGCTCCGGCCAGAACACCAACGGCAATCTCTACGAACTCGACGCCATTGCGGCCGCGATCATCGGCGGCACCCTGCTCAGCGGAGGACGTGGCACCATCACCGGCTCCGTGCTCGGCGTACTGATCTTCACCACGATCACCAACATCTTCGCCCTGAACAACCTGCAGAGCGACGTCCAGCAGATCGCCAAGGGCGCGATCATCGTCGCCGCCGTGCTGGTCCAGCGTCGTACCGCGAGCACGAACTGA
- a CDS encoding substrate-binding domain-containing protein: MPEPTPYPNRFTSRRGMLFGAAAVSAGTLLAGCTSNDSKEEEPAANDQPAADDKPGKKVTIGFAGPQADHGWLNAINDNAESRAKKYSDVTLEITEGSNDTAQQIGQIETLINKKVDVLVVLPADGKALTQVGLKAMRAGIPVVNLDRIFNTPQAYRCWVGGDNYGMGLNAGHYIGEKLKGKPDARVIELAGLDNLELTKQRTKGFDDALKNYPDIKKVARQAAEFTVESGQAKMAQLLQAQPKFDALWNHDDDQGVGALRAIEQAGRDDFLMVGGAGALAAFQAIKQDNGVLKATVLYPPTMAASAIDLARALGQGKGVGGLAEYEIPASITLYSAVVDKTNVDQYMSTGFK, encoded by the coding sequence ATGCCAGAGCCGACGCCTTATCCGAACCGCTTCACCAGTCGCAGAGGAATGCTCTTCGGGGCCGCCGCCGTCTCCGCCGGCACTCTCCTCGCGGGTTGCACCAGCAATGACTCCAAGGAGGAGGAACCGGCCGCGAACGACCAGCCGGCCGCCGACGACAAGCCCGGCAAGAAGGTCACCATCGGCTTCGCCGGACCGCAGGCCGACCACGGCTGGCTCAACGCCATCAACGACAACGCCGAGAGCCGCGCGAAGAAGTACTCCGACGTGACCCTGGAGATCACCGAGGGCTCGAACGACACCGCCCAGCAGATCGGCCAGATCGAGACCCTCATCAACAAGAAGGTCGACGTCCTGGTCGTGCTGCCCGCCGACGGCAAGGCCCTCACCCAGGTCGGCCTGAAGGCGATGCGCGCGGGCATTCCCGTCGTCAACCTCGACCGGATCTTCAACACCCCCCAGGCGTACCGGTGTTGGGTTGGCGGCGACAATTACGGCATGGGCCTCAACGCCGGGCACTACATCGGGGAGAAACTCAAGGGAAAGCCTGATGCCCGCGTGATCGAACTGGCCGGGCTGGACAACCTGGAGCTCACCAAGCAGCGCACCAAGGGCTTCGACGACGCCCTCAAGAACTACCCCGACATCAAGAAGGTGGCCCGTCAGGCCGCCGAGTTCACGGTCGAGTCGGGCCAGGCGAAGATGGCCCAACTTCTCCAGGCACAGCCCAAGTTCGACGCCCTGTGGAACCACGACGACGACCAGGGCGTGGGCGCGCTGCGCGCCATCGAGCAGGCCGGGCGGGACGACTTCCTGATGGTCGGCGGCGCGGGTGCGCTTGCCGCATTCCAGGCGATCAAGCAGGACAACGGCGTACTGAAGGCAACCGTTCTCTACCCGCCGACCATGGCCGCCTCCGCGATCGACCTCGCCCGCGCCCTCGGCCAGGGCAAGGGCGTCGGTGGCCTTGCCGAATACGAGATCCCCGCCTCGATCACTCTCTATTCGGCGGTCGTCGACAAGACCAACGTCGACCAGTACATGTCCACCGGCTTCAAGTAG